ccatttagtagacatggagagagggctgcaaatttgctaggaatggtacacacagatgtatgtggaccaatgtctacgcaagccatgggtggattttcatacttcattactttcatagatgatagatctggattcggatatgtgtttgatgaaacataagtctgaggcctttgaaaagttcaaagaatatagtatgaagtggagaaacaaccaaacatagtattataactcttcgatcagatcgaggtggtgaatactttaatggagtgtttctagattatctcaaaataaatggtatagtctcccagtggactcctccagattggtatctgaaaggagaaatcgaactttgttagacatagtttggtccatgatgagctatgcaaatcttccagtattcctatggggttatgcattggaaacctcagcatatttactgaataaggtgccttctaaatctgttcctcaaactccgtatgagatatggaaagtaaggaaaccgggtcttaaacacgttaagatttggggatgtctagcttatgtcaagaatgttgacccagataagctggaatatcgatccgtaaaatgtagttttgtgggatatcctaaagagactttagggtattacttttacaccgatcatcgggtgtttgtctccagacatgctaccttcttggaaaaggagtttatccttgaaggaaacagtgggagcaaaattgaacttgatgaagttcaagaagcacaaactactacggatcaagtgcaaacacctgttctgactgaacaaccttttgtggaacagcccattcataggtcagggagagtgtctcgccaacctgagaggtaatatggccttgtcattgagaatgacaatgagttgtcgatcattgatgatgacgaccctgtgacctataatgaggctaagagtagtgttgactcagagaaatggcatagtgccatgaaatccagaatggaatctatgtatacggtatacaaaagatagattatagcagatggtcaggtggagacctttaaggccaggcttgtggcaaaaggattcaaacaaaggcaatggattgactttgatgaaaccttttacctatagccctgttataatcagttcggattttgcttgcgattgctgcttactacgactatgagatctggcaaatagccagatggttttctttccaagagaaatgaaaacctagtgtgcaagatactgcgaaccatatggtttaaagcaagcttctcgaaagatggaacattcgttttgatgagacaatcaaagagtttgattttatcaaaagcgaagatgaaccatgcgtctacaaaagggttagtgggagcgcggtaacatttcttgtattgtattgaaatagagttgacacacatacacatagcagacccactcacaaagctactttatgaaagtcactttgatcgtcataaagacaagatgggtattagataccagagtgattggctttagtacaagtgggagattgaaaggaatatgtcctaagtccaatcatgtattagggtttaggaataacttttatgtaatctgttttgatttcattgatattaataaagacttgttttgtttttattacgcgctttatctatttaagtgtttaaataagatataccataatttagagtaaagctttttatggattatgatgagatcataatagtgagacctaaaaagatgataactctaaacttaaatagttcctggtcataggattactaactggtaattaataatccgcaaagatcggtacatactatgcttgcttcattatgaaggatgtctgttctcatagacattgtgtggtgacactatagctagtatgtaggtgcttattatagaataagttcactgaacatgactcgcacagctgaacaattgatggagttcactcacgtgtcagcagttgttcacatagtgatagttgtacaagtatccttagacttgaggtcatcatagtcatcttgtgtacactgaactatgctttggtttagttcttagtctccagggacaattattagggctcttctgggtataggaatttgtacacgaagatagtgtatgatcaataaaggatctaccccttccagtgaaggaagcgaatgttcaaggctgatccacttatgctagttcaggaatctctggccagagtaaatgaaattagaaaggagtttctaatttgcatagaactacgcatagtaaatggtaagcaaactgattgaattagataggcttgacacgagatccatgccttgtatttaatcgggacattgtagggtagaaggagtttattgtacggaaactattcactgacaggttcttggtattctaagcagtgaattcatattatccggatagtcccgatatgttgagaagcatcactcacgatgtagaataaatgtgattaattaatcatatttaataaattagagaatttatataaataatgataaaatagttttattattatttatttctactatcggcttaatattgaacctacagggtcacaccataaaaagagaatgatttattggtggaggaattaattaataatggctaataattatttattgtgaaataaataattaattggcaaatttaataattgattaaatgagatttaattgattataaattaattaagaaaagttcttaatattattaattaaaggatttaatttttggaaattaaatcaagagagagaattattttaaagtgtttagaaaaagattaataattaaaaggtgttttaattattaatgagaatataatgggaaaataataatatatttatgggaactgaaaattttgcatataaatacactattatagaccctattttattctaacacacatcgaacccgaaaacccaaaaagtttggaaaacccaattctctccaccttcttcctcctcttagcatcgttttcttggtggataccggtggagtgtttcacacttgaggagcaactgctaaggatctctgatcgttgtctccgaattattttaaaaggttagattcgatccctcaaatttttattcacgatttatatgtttttatttggattttgtatgtgtaaaagtgttttaccattcccctgctgcgtttaaaatccaacattttCTAGTTTCTACTGACTCCAACATGTACAGAATTGATCATCACACATTTTTGTAGACATTTTTTCATTCAGCCTATGCAGCTATGCTAGATTCCAATACCATGTACTTTAACGGTTTTCTTTAAAATGCATAGTATACATAAATGGCATTTAACTTATTCCATTGTACTTCAAATAGCCGATTGTTTTGATGACCAATCAAAGAACTGTAGCAGTGCTTAAATTAGTTATTTTTTCTTTGCAAAGATTTTTCCATTTCAACATCTAAAAATTGGTTAAAATAAAGTTAGCATACTATAACAAGTCCTACAAGACTTCTTCTGCAGTTGATGGGAGACAGAACCAACTGCAACAAAATGCCACAGAGTCATGGATCATGACACTGAGTCATGATCAGTTTGGGAATAACCTTAAATTGTTTCCTAGTGGCAGCCAGTTTATCTAGTTAGGTAAGCCAGTGACAAGTAAAACCATCTATGCAATAAGTTCTGCGTAGAGCTTCAAGTAGCCGATCTTCTTTCTCAATCAGAGAGTGCTTTAGCAGTACCATAAGTTAAGAGAAACAAGATTGTCAAGACTTGTCACTGTTGCAAAATGAAATAGAAATGTTCAGCTATTAGTGCAAACATAGGCCAAGTTGTTCCAGTTTTGAGAATTATGTAACCGAATTTAATGAGCAACTCATCAAAAGCCCTACATAATTTCTTATGTTGTTGTTAGGAGGCAGAACCATGTGTAACAAAATGCCAATGTACTATTGTTTACCGCTAACCCCACAAGTAAGGTACCTGCACCACTCATGATCTTGTCGAAATATAATCCCCTTACAAAGTGCATCTATATATACACTTGCAATTCACCTGATACTCTCATCAAAACTACCAAGCTCAATTATCTGAGATTTCTTCAATTATCAAGTCCTCAAGAGATCATTATTTCATATTCATTCTTCAGATCTATGGCTATCCGTATGCCTCTTATTAACCAAGCTAAACAAATGCTTCGAAGATCTTCCTTAACTGCCAGGCACACAAGTTCTACAATGTCAGATGTGCCAAAGGGTTATTTTGCAGTCTATGTTGGAGAACAAGAAAAGAAACGATTCGTGAtcccattatcattcttaaacaAATCATCTTTTCAGAACTTGTTAAGTCAAGCCGAGGAAGAATATGGTTTTCATCATCTAAATGGTGGACTTACAATACCATGCAGAGAGGATATTTTTCTTGATCTCACTTCTCGCTTAGGGGGGTTATGAGTCAGGCCTTTTCTAGTTTCTACTGACTCCAACATGTACAGAATTGATCATCACATATTTTTGTAGACATTTTTTCATTGCTTTATTGCCCTAAAGTAATGACTCGGGTTGGCTGTACTTTCTTTTATATAAGAAATTTTTTTATTGAAATTTTCAGCAACTTGATCTCTAAGAAATTTTTTGCCCTGAAGTAATAACTAGGGTTTCTCTGTAAGAATTTTTCCAGTTGAAACATTCAGCAAAATCTATAAGAAAGTCCCATTTGCAGAGATATGAAATGTGGAAAATAAAGTTTTACGCAGTTGTTTAAAGTTCATTAGTGATATAGAGTAGAGGTAACAAAGAACTGAGCAACCAATGTTAGGATTTTGATAAAACTTCAAATTTTCCAACAAGTCCTAAAATATTTTTTACTTGCAAATTTCAAGCAATGTTGATTCTTTTACACATCAGTGAAACGATCATCCCCGCATGGAAATATCTCTTCAAATACGAAAATCCTTGCAATAAAGAAGGCCTTTTCTTCTGCAGTAAGAATTTTCATGCCTAAGATCAAAATGGCTACTGCAGCAGAGATTTTCAGATTTCTGTATGATAACttttacataattataatgaATTTTGTTTCAAATGTCTAAGCATTTACTATGTCTATTTTCACGATTTGAAGGAACTTAAACTACAAGTCACACTGACAAATTTTTCCACAGTCCACGGGATTGTAAGACATCCAATAGGATGATCGTAGCCAAACTCTTTTTCAGCCCCCCTTAATAACTCTTGAAATGAACGATGCTTTAAATATGATAATGGAACTATGAATGTCTTCCTTACAGTTTCTCCGACATAAACAGCAAAACTCTTAACTAATTCCAAAATGTGAACAATATTTCTATAAACAAATGTCTTGTCTTGGGAAGAAAGTACAAGTGTACCTAAAACTAATTCCAAAATGTGAACAATATTTCTATGTTATCCACATCGTTAATTTACAGAACAGAAGTTATAAAAACATCTTGATAATCACCGTAAAAAAGGAACTGTTAATTAGTTACATACATAGTTGTTTACAATGCTAAAGTTGATGTTCCGATACTTGATACTGTGAAAAGAACTCTGAACTAGTTAGAATTTAAAACCTAGGTTTCTCAGTCAGGTACTCATGAATTTTGCATAGTTTATAGAGATTTATAGTTTAGATAAAGAACTAAACCAACTGGAATCAGTAATAGGAGAGTTCTGGTCTTCCATTTCGTAATAGACAAACATTCAAATTGTACTTTGTTTGAAGTAATCTTATACACAagttttaaataaaaaaatttagttAGGGGTCCTGATCCCCGGCAAGTGTTTGATATAGCAGACTTACCATGTGTATTAAGCGTGGTAAGACATGTTAAGTGTTTTTTTTGTGAATCCAAGATAAGTCACACTTACCGGACAAGGATGTTTAGTGTATTTTGTCTTACTACGCTAAATATTGTCTTACTGCGCTAAATACCACAATAAGTTCGCTACAGAAAACGTTTGTTCTAGATTTTTTGCCTTTAATTATTCACATGTGTTTATCCGCAAATTTAATGTCCTGTTAATAATCAAATATTACTTTTTATGTCTTTGTACCCTCATACTGATGTGAAATATTTGTAATGTTTAAAAACTGCTTTTAAGTTTTATCCGATTTATACAATTTTAGTTTTATCTATGCAATAAGTTTTGCATACAGCAACAAGTAGCCGATCTTCTTTCTCAGTTAAGAGAGTACTTTAGCAATACCATAAGATAAGAGAAACAAGAATTGCTTTGTCAAGACTTGTCACTGTTGCAAAATGAACTAAAAATATTCAGCTATCAACGCGAATATAACCAAGTTGATTACCAGTTGTTAGAATTATATATGTAACCGCCTTTGATGACCAACTCATCAGAAGCCCTACATAATTTCTTATGTTGTTTTTAGGAGGCAGAACCATGTGTAACAAAATTCCAATGTATCTTCTTAAATTGACTGTTTCAATACCCTCTCCACATTAGCAGTTGGATGCATATTGCCCCAGTAATTACATAAATAGATGTCTACGTCGTATATTTTCATATCTTATATGTCTGAAACATGTTCCTGAACAGTCTTAATAAGCAGCAAATCAACCACAGAATACAGATACGGATTTTGAATATAGAGATCCAACAGTATTTTTATTTACATCTGCTTTTTCATTTCAGTCTAATGGCTATAAATCCCCATATTATCTTCTCGATGCTGAGTTGCAAAACAGAGCCATGTGCAGTCCATGAACTATTGTTTATCACTAACCCCACGTAAGGTACCTGCACCACTCATGTTCTTGTCGAGATATATTCCACTTACAAACTGCATCTATATATACACTTGCAATTCTTCAGATACTCATCAAAACAATTAAGCTCAACTATCTAAGGTTCTTCAATTATCAAGTCATCAAGAAATTATTATTTTTCATTCATTCTTGACAGCCATGGCTATTCGTATGCCTCTTATTAATCAAGCTAAACAAATTCTTCGACGATCTTCCTTCAGTGCCAGGCACACAGGTTCTAAATGGTCAGATGTACCAAAAGGTTATTGTGCAGTCTATGTTGGAGAACAAGAGAAAAAGCGATTCGTgattccattatcattcttaaacatatcttcttttcagaacttgTTAAGTCAAGCCGAGGAAGAATATGGTTTTAATCATCCAAATGGTGGACTTACAATACCATGCAGAGAGGATATATTCCTTGATCTCACTTCTCGTTTACGGGGATTATGAGGCAGGATTGATGCTTCAGCCTTTTTACTGACTGCAACATGTACAGAATTGATCATCATACATTTTTGTAGACATTTTTTCTT
This Apium graveolens cultivar Ventura unplaced genomic scaffold, ASM990537v1 ctg7706, whole genome shotgun sequence DNA region includes the following protein-coding sequences:
- the LOC141704316 gene encoding auxin-induced protein 6B-like, translating into MAIRMPLINQAKQILRRSSFSARHTGSKWSDVPKGYCAVYVGEQEKKRFVIPLSFLNISSFQNLLSQAEEEYGFNHPNGGLTIPCREDIFLDLTSRLRGL
- the LOC141704317 gene encoding auxin-induced protein 6B-like yields the protein MAIRMPLINQAKQMLRRSSLTARHTSSTMSDVPKGYFAVYVGEQEKKRFVIPLSFLNKSSFQNLLSQAEEEYGFHHLNGGLTIPCREDIFLDLTSRLGGL